The DNA region CCTTCCGCCAGCGTCAGTATATCGATGCACTCCGTAGACGCGATCTCACCTTTGGTATTGGGCCTGCTGGTACTGGTAAGACTTATCTCGCTGTTGTTGTCGCCGTGCAAGCACTCCTTGCTAACGAGTTTGAAAAGCTAATTTTAACTCGCCCTGCCGTCGAAGCTGGTGAAAAACTTGGTTTTTTGCCTGGAGACTTACAGCAGAAAGTTAATCCCTATCTTCGCCCACTTTACGATGCTATTTATGAATTTATCGACCCCGAAAAAGTGCCCAGCTTAATGGAACGCGGTGTAATTGAAGTCGCACCACTCGCTTATATGCGGGGACGCACTCTCAATAACGCTTTTGTAATTGTGGATGAAGCGCAAAATACTACACCCGCTCAAATGAAAATGGTTTTGACTCGTTTGGGTTTCCGTTCTCGGATGGTAATTACAGGCGACATGACACAAACTGATTTACCACTTCATCAACAATCGGGTTTAGGAGTGGCTTTACAAATTTTAAAACACGTTGAAGGCATTGCCTTTTGCGAATTTTCCCAAAAAGATGTTGTGCGCCATCCTTTGGTTCAGCGCATTGTTGCTGCTTATGAACAATATGAAAAATAGGGATTGGGAATTGGGCATGGGGCATGGGGCATGGGGCATGGGGCATTAATTAGGACTCATCGTTTAACTAACGACAAATAACAAATGACAAAGGACAAATGACAAATGGCCACAACATTGAAAGAATTTTTAGAAGCTTGTGAGACTTTAGGAACTTTGCGTTTAATTGTTACTAGCAGTGCTGCTGTATTAGAAGCACGAGGCAAAATAGAAAAGTTATTTTATGCAGAATTACCCAAAGGTAAATATGCGAATATGCATACTGAAGGCTTTGAGTTTCACTTGAATATGGACAAAATCACTCAGGTGAAATTTGAAACAGGTGAAGCGAAGAGGGGAAATTTTACAACCTATGCTATTCGGTTTTTAGATGATAAACAAGAGCCTGCTTTAAGCCTATTTTTACAATGGGGTAAACCTGGCGAATATGAACCCGGACAGGTAGAAGCTTGGCAGACTTTAAAAGAGAAGTATGGTGAAGTTTGGCAGCCTTTACCAGCAGAAATTTAAAGCTAAACTGATAGGGGTGCAGGAAATCGGATATCTGCACCGAATTGTTCC from Nostoc commune NIES-4072 includes:
- a CDS encoding PhoH family protein; this encodes MAGALTIQLPNITSAIALGGDGEENLKMLSRQTGATLVLRGQELVISGTEGQIDLASRLVRSLEDLWIKGNTISSADILTARQAIDSDRQGELQDLQRNVLAKSRRGEEVRAKTFRQRQYIDALRRRDLTFGIGPAGTGKTYLAVVVAVQALLANEFEKLILTRPAVEAGEKLGFLPGDLQQKVNPYLRPLYDAIYEFIDPEKVPSLMERGVIEVAPLAYMRGRTLNNAFVIVDEAQNTTPAQMKMVLTRLGFRSRMVITGDMTQTDLPLHQQSGLGVALQILKHVEGIAFCEFSQKDVVRHPLVQRIVAAYEQYEK
- a CDS encoding ChuX/HutX family heme-like substrate-binding protein, with product MATTLKEFLEACETLGTLRLIVTSSAAVLEARGKIEKLFYAELPKGKYANMHTEGFEFHLNMDKITQVKFETGEAKRGNFTTYAIRFLDDKQEPALSLFLQWGKPGEYEPGQVEAWQTLKEKYGEVWQPLPAEI